TTGCAATTGGGAAAAGTCCAAGAGAGAATGCTACTTCTGCGGAGAggaagacttttttttttttttttattcttttacaagttagcccttgactacaatctcacctgatggtaagtgatgatgcagtttaagatggaaacgggctaacttgttaggaggaggatgaaaatccacacccctttcggtttctacacggcatcgtaccggaacgctaaatcgcttggcggtacgtctttgccggtagggtggtaactagccacggccgaagcctcccaccagccagacccggacaaattaagaaaatctcaatctgcccagccggggatcgaacccaggacctccgtcttgtaaatccaccgcgcataccactgcgccacggaggccgtcaaaaagacgCCCCGAAATATGCTATTTTTGAATGTCCGGCTTGCGCGAACGGGCGAAAAAAAAACTCTCAATATTTGATAGCGCGTATGCTGAATGGTGAAAACGATTGATTGGTATCATTGATACGCCTGATACGATGGAACGCCCCTGAGTATGAGATTCACTCGTCTAAACAGAGATGTCCAGGTATGTGACTCAAAATAGCGTACGGGTTTTGTTGCATTCGCAGATAGCagagcggcggcggcggcggaggcgggcgcgggcgcgggcggcggcgaggGCTCGCTGGAGCTGGGCAGCCGCTCGTCGCTGCACGCCGGCCTGCCCATGACCGAGGACGAGCACTGGGAGATGAACTACCACGAGGCCGCCATCTACCTGGAGGTGAGGGCGAGTGAGTGAGAGTCCGTCGGCGTCTGTACGTGCACTGACCGCAGTCGCTTGCAGGAGGGGCTCAACAACGAGAAGTTCGACTCGCACCCGTCGAGCCCGGAGGAGCTGCCGGCCTACCTGCGCGTGCACAACCCCTGGTACCACGGCCTGGACCTGCTGGCCTCGCTCGTGCTCATCCTGCTGGCCTTCAGCGAGGAGCCCGCCGTGCCCGCCCTCAAGGTGAGGTCACCCCACACTCGATGGGCTGACTGCCAGCGCCCGCACAGAACACTTTTGCATTTGTGATTAGTTGATGAGTTGCTAGCGCGAGGAGCCGTCTCAATCAATGTcataaacaaaaaagtaaagtaagcGCTGGAAATTGACATgctttttatttgttaacaaaCATTCCACATGGAGTTTGTATACCTAGAGCTGTGTATTGATTCGCGACATCGGCGCGCGCTGTGCGCTTTGCAGCTGCCCGTGTGGGCGCACGGCGGCATGGAGCTGCTGGCGCTGGGCGTGGTGGGCGTGGAGCTGCACCTCAAGCTCAAGTGGATCGGCTGGGGCACCATCCTCAGGCACAAGCGCACCATGCTCAAGGTACGCCGCGCGCTCCGTGCGCCCGCCGCGCGTCGCCGACCAGCTGACCGCCGCTTGTTGTTGCAGGGGATCACCCTCCTGGTCATGGTTCTAGAGGCCGTGGTGGTGCTGTGCCGCCAGGCGCCGCACGTGCGCGCGTCGCGGGCGCTGCGCCCCATCTTCCTGGTGGACACGCGCCACTGCGGCGGCGTGCGGCGCTTCATCCGCCAGATCCTGCAGTCGCTGCCGCCCATCCTCGACATGCTGGGTGCGCATACCGCTCGCGCCTCCACCTCTAGTGTGCGGACTCACCACTCCACCTCTAGTGTACCTCCTGGTGGACCCGCGCCACTGCGGCGGCGTGCGGCGCTTCATCCGCCAGATCCTGCAGTCGCTGCCGCCCATCCTCGACATGCTGGGTGCGCATACCGCTCGCGCCTCCACCTCTAGTGTGCGGACTCACCACTCCACCTCTAGTGTACCTGCTGGTGGACCCGCGCCACTGCGGCGGCGTGCGGCGCTTCATCCGCCAGATCCTGCAGTCGCTGCCGCCCATCCTCGACATGCTGGGTGCGCATACCGCTCGCGCCTCCACCTCTAGTGTGCGGACTCACCACTCCACCTCTAGTGTACCTCCTGGTGGACCCGCGCCACTGCGGCGGCGTGCGGCGCTTCATCCGCCAGATCCTGCAGTCGCTGCCGCCCATCCTCGACATGCTGGGTGCGCATACCGCTCGCGCCTCCACCTCTAGTGTGCGGACTCACCACTCCACCTCTAGTGTACCTCCTGGTGGACCCGCGCCACTGCGGCGGCGTGCGGCGCTTCATCCGCCAGATCCTGCAGTCGCTGCCGCCCATCCTCGACATGCTGGGTGCGCATACCGCTCGCGCCTCCACCTCTAGTGTGCGGACTCACCACTCCACCTCTAGTGTACCTCCTGGTGGACCCGCGCCACTGCGGCGGCGTGCGGCGCTTTATGagtcttttaaatttatttaagaagTTTCTGAAAGGGCCACATTCTGAAAAACCATAATAATACTACGATGAgcataataatacctactatgatgttatttttgctttttagtttagtaggtgcgtttttaggttttgaagtcggttgtattttttataaattttttgaaaaaataaataaataaagaacttgaataaatattttccatggCAGGTCTACTGATGTTCTTTGTGGCGACTTACTCGCTACTGGGCTACTACCTGTTCTCCGAGCACGTGGACAACGGCCACTTCCGGACCCTCAGCGACTCCTTCGTCAGCATGTTCGTGCTGCTCACCACGGCCAAGTGAGTGCTCCGACGTACTCGCCGCTGGGCTACTGCCTGCTCTCGGAGCACGTGCCACGGCCAAGTGAGTGCTCCGACGTACTCGCCGCTGGGCTACTGCCTGCTCTCGGAGCACGTGCCACGGCCAAGTGAGTGCTCCGACGTACTCGCCGCTGGGCTACTGCCTGCTCTCGGAGCACGTGCCACGGCCAAGTGAGTGCTCCGACGTACTCGCCGCTGGCAGGAGTCGCCGAGCGTTACATGCGACACAaagatatactcgtattacaagTATATTTGTCACATTTCGTATATTGTAGCTTTTTATGAATTGCCACGTTTTCACCGTGACCAATTTATCtctcttataataatatagcttCCCGGACGTGATGATGCCGTCGTACGCCAAGTCCAAGTGGTACGCCGTGTTCTTCATCCTGTACATCATCACCGTGCTGTACGTGCTCATGAACCTCATGCTGGCCGTGGTGTACGAGACCTTCACGCGCATCGAGCGCGACAAGTGCCGCGCGCTGCTGCTGCACCGGCGCGGCGCCGCGCGGCGCGCCTTCCGCCTGCTGGTgtcgcgccgcgcgccgcgcgccgTGCGCCTGCGCCACTTCGCCGGCCTGCTGCGGCACGCGGCGCCGAGCGCGCGCGCGCTCGACGCGCTGCTCACCTTCCGCCTGCTCAACCGCAGCGGCTCCGGCGGCCTGTCGCGCGCCGAGTTCGCGGCGCTGTACGACGCGCTGGCGCTGCGCTGGGCGCCGCAGGCCGCGCGCGCGCCGTGGTACGCGGCCGGCGCGCTGGAGCCGCTgggccgcgccgccgccgccgccgtggCGTGGCCGCACTTCGAGCGGCTGGCGTGCGCGCTGCTGGCGGCCAACGGCGCCGCCATGGCGCTGCGCGCGTGCCAGGCGGCGGGCGACGCGCGGGCCGGCGCGCGCCTGCTGGGCGCCGCGTGGGACGCGTGGCTGTTCGCGGCGCTGGCGCTGCTGGAGGCGGGCGTGCGCGCGCTGGCCGCGGGCGCCGAGCGCTACCTGGCCAGCGGCTGGAACGTGTTCGACCTGGGCGCCTCGCTGCTGGCGCTGCTGGGCGCCGCGCTGCTGTCGCTGGCGCCGgagctggcggcggcggcggcgctgcgCCCGCTGCGGCTGCTGCGCCTGTACAAGCTCAAGAAGCGCTACCGCGACGTGTTCGGCACGCTGGTGCTGCTGTCGCCGCTCATGTCGTCGGCGGGCTGCGTGATGCTGGTGCTGTACTACTTCTTCGCCATCGTGGGCATGGAGCTGTTCGCGGGCGCCGAGCTGCGCGACTGCTGCGCGTGAGTGCgggcgggcgggcgggcgggcggGGCGGCTCCGGCGGCGGCACTGACGGGCGCGTGTTGCAGGAACACGTCGGTGGAGGAGTTCTACAAGTCCTCGCGCAACGGCTCGGCGGCGCCGGGCTACTACTACCTCAACAACTTCGAGAACCTGCTGACGAGCGGCGTGACGCTGTTCGAGCTGACGGTGGTCAACAACTGGTTCGTGCTCATGAACGCCTACGCCGCCGTAGTGGGGCAGCTGAGCCGCATCTACTTCATGGTGTTCTACCTGTTCACCATGGTGGTGCTCACCATCGTGGTGGCCAGCGTGCTGGAGGCCTTCCGCTTCCGCATCCAGTACAAGCGCAGCACGAGCAAGCGCGACGGTGAGTGCGCGGGGCGCGCGGGCGTCGGGGGGCGGGCGCGCGCTCGCTGACGGTCGCTCTCTGCGCAGAGGAGAAGCTGCTGCACGAGGAGGTGCACACGAGCTGGGAGGAGGCGCAGCGGctgggcgcggcgggcgcgctgGCGGACGAGCTGCGCGCGCAGCTGCCGCCCGGCCGCACCGTGTCGTTCGTGGGCACGCGCCCGCGCACCAAGGAGGTGCTGCAGCGCCGCATGTACCACGCCGACATACTCAAGTGGCTGGCCGAGGACGACGACAGCGAGGGTGAGCACCCCCACACCCCCACACCCCCACACCCGACACCCCGCcggtgtatgtatgtgtgttcGGGTGAAATCTTGCAATTCTATTTTGAAGCGAGATATATTCGACCtattgagctgaaattttgtatacttgTTCAATTTTGATGAAAATGCACGGTTGAGTTGACGTCATTCGAAATCCAACATGGCGGCATATCTAAGATGGCGTAGgcactaataaaaaaaatatatctttatttccttacaattacagacatttttttcaaaattatttttaaggattacaagttttatagattttaatgggttagttgatattatctaatttttatatatattcttttttgtaaAGACTGCATATAGCAGTGAAAGCCTCCTCCTGACTCTGTCCCTTAATTTCAGTTTCAAAAACTACGCTCCATACCCCTTTGGCATTTGCTCACTTTTTCCagggtgtttttatttattggccAGGTTTGCGTATGTCAAACAAGGTGTAAGGCAAATACCTATCCaaaggttttgtttttaattttgtgtgtaagtttcCCTTGAAAACTTCCTTCATGACTCAGTATTTACTTCATGTGCTTTTTATTCtcctatctatttatataatgatttatttattttgctatcatccgcgaaaattcggcgaacccatgcgacaacgtcacccagttgactctacaacgtgcaattgcaattgggatgatgacagttttttaaattgtatataaattaatagtatactaatagtaaagcaattttgtaaaaggaacagggtatctgcgatcattactttcggagctacagggatttaaagagtcagttttgcggcgctgccgcggatccctgaaaaacgccccatacaaaatggctcgaaataatgacgtcataggcaatgtaatgatcgttagatttgtatgcgcgttcaaacaaaattactaatatctttgttatttgtgcgtttatgcttatagttcattttcatctaattacgataaaatattttgaatagtttttgaaattttataatctcatttattttgcaaatatccagacaatctttgctttttatgtataaattagttaacattgaccctatttacccgaatgtatcataaaaatcaatatattcaaacctagtcatcatccccattgcacgttgtagagtcaacatctcctgaggatgctccggtttcggggtgaaacgtacgtagagagtattttgtcggacctgggtgacgttgtcgcatgggttcgccgaattttcgcggatgatagcaaaataaataaatcattatataatcatgatgaacttccgcaaagtaacgcctgcttctatcctatctattttttttttctgtaccaGACTTGATGGAAATTAAATGACCGAGGTATACAGTCTTCGGCATATTCTAATCTAGAGGATGTGATGTAGATTGGTACTTTAACTTTATTTgtcataacctttgttttgttttcattcaCTTCCAGTCCCCTAGCCGTACTTTCCTGATTGAGAGACTGTAGCATGCTTTCTAGTTCATTTGGGTCTTCAGAGAGTATAACTaaatcatctatacttataataaatctgtagagaggtcaattctgtacatgaaatatatttccaaaataactatcagggggtgattagtgatcgatactgatgccaaaaatgcaatcactaaaatttttgtctgtctgtctgtctgtctgtctgtctgtctgtctgtctgtctgtctgtctgtctatatgttctttatagaaacaaaaactactggacagatttaaacaaaacttggtacaattattcaacatactcctgggcaggttatagtatacttttcattacgctacgatcaataggagcagagcagtgaagagaaatgttgagaaaacgggagaagttactcaattttttaagcttccgtcgcgtgtacagccttaatggttaaagctacatagaaatcatgtattacgaaatgttttccttaaaattatctataaaaacacaacagcatatatatgtttatcttttatgattgactcacaataacacgtgtaactcccgatagcttagcagttcggagctttctaattatatttgtctactcttatgtttataacactcatcactcatcccaaataagaaagttatcattattacctattcaataaaaaaagaatcataaaaatcggtaaagaaacatcaaagttatacatgaaatacgctaagccatcgcgcgtgaatactaattcatgctttaaggattatttttgtgtaacggtttaTTAGTTTTgtcgcgctcgacgcgactcgcggtggaaggaataaataaagaagtgcagccttaatgagtagggtaggggtatggtagggtagggtagggtagggtaggggtagagtagtggtagggtaggggtagggttgggatagggtagggtaggggtagggtaggggtagggtagaggtacgttagggtagggtaggataggggtttCTAGGGGGGGGGGATAgttagttgaaagttttcaacgactttc
Above is a window of Bicyclus anynana chromosome 8, ilBicAnyn1.1, whole genome shotgun sequence DNA encoding:
- the LOC112050729 gene encoding fibroin heavy chain-like isoform X2, with product MTKVVRIPGTLYDTLRDYWYTLKSYSRAAAAAEAGAGAGGGEGSLELGSRSSLHAGLPMTEDEHWEMNYHEAAIYLESLAGGAQQREVRLAPVEPGGAAGLPARAQPLVPRPGPAGLARAHPAGLQRGARRARPQAARVGARRHGAAGAGRGGRGAAPQAQVDRLGHHPQAQAHHAQGDHPPGHGSRGRGGAVPPGAARARVAGAAPHLPGGHAPLRRRAALHPPDPAVAAAHPRHAGSTDVLCGDLLATGLLPVLRARGQRPLPDPQRLLRQHVRAAHHGQLPGRDDAVVRQVQVVRRVLHPVHHHRAVRAHEPHAGRGVRDLHAHRARQVPRAAAAPARRRAARLPPAGVAPRAARRAPAPLRRPAAARGAERARARRAAHLPPAQPQRLRRPVARRVRGAVRRAGAALGAAGRARAVVRGRRAGAAGPRRRRRRGVAALRAAGVRAAGGQRRRHGAARVPGGGRRAGRRAPAGRRVGRVAVRGAGAAGGGRARAGRGRRALPGQRLERVRPGRLAAGAAGRRAAVAGAGAGGGGGAAPAAAAAPVQAQEALPRRVRHAGAAVAAHVVGGLRDAGAVLLLRHRGHGAVRGRRAARLLREHVGGGVLQVLAQRLGGAGLLLPQQLREPADERRDAVRADGGQQLVRAHERLRRRSGAAEPHLLHGVLPVHHGGAHHRGGQRAGGLPLPHPVQAQHEQARRGEAAARGGAHELGGGAAAGRGGRAGGRAARAAAARPHRVVRGHAPAHQGGAAAPHVPRRHTQVAGRGRRQRGSAARGRRRRAARARRAARARGAAAARRGPAVAPRPPASTASERSELAMGVGSDVTFDVEPDEGRLGASARSGRPSQELDTPSAARGARGY
- the LOC112050729 gene encoding fibroin heavy chain-like isoform X3; amino-acid sequence: MASLRSPPSPTDGYKRFSDDFANASINNYGSNVSNSRAAAAAEAGAGAGGGEGSLELGSRSSLHAGLPMTEDEHWEMNYHEAAIYLESLAGGAQQREVRLAPVEPGGAAGLPARAQPLVPRPGPAGLARAHPAGLQRGARRARPQGDHPPGHGSRGRGGAVPPGAARARVAGAAPHLPGGHAPLRRRAALHPPDPAVAAAHPRHAGSTDVLCGDLLATGLLPVLRARGQRPLPDPQRLLRQHVRAAHHGQLPGRDDAVVRQVQVVRRVLHPVHHHRAVRAHEPHAGRGVRDLHAHRARQVPRAAAAPARRRAARLPPAGVAPRAARRAPAPLRRPAAARGAERARARRAAHLPPAQPQRLRRPVARRVRGAVRRAGAALGAAGRARAVVRGRRAGAAGPRRRRRRGVAALRAAGVRAAGGQRRRHGAARVPGGGRRAGRRAPAGRRVGRVAVRGAGAAGGGRARAGRGRRALPGQRLERVRPGRLAAGAAGRRAAVAGAGAGGGGGAAPAAAAAPVQAQEALPRRVRHAGAAVAAHVVGGLRDAGAVLLLRHRGHGAVRGRRAARLLREHVGGGVLQVLAQRLGGAGLLLPQQLREPADERRDAVRADGGQQLVRAHERLRRRSGAAEPHLLHGVLPVHHGGAHHRGGQRAGGLPLPHPVQAQHEQARRGEAAARGGAHELGGGAAAGRGGRAGGRAARAAAARPHRVVRGHAPAHQGGAAAPHVPRRHTQVAGRGRRQRGSAARGRRRRAARARRAARARGAAAARRGPAVAPRPPASTASERSELAMGVGSDVTFDVEPDEGRLGASARSGRPSQELDTPSAARGARGY
- the LOC112050729 gene encoding fibroin heavy chain-like isoform X1; translation: MASLRSPPSPTDGYKRFSDDFANASINNYGSNVSNSRAAAAAEAGAGAGGGEGSLELGSRSSLHAGLPMTEDEHWEMNYHEAAIYLESLAGGAQQREVRLAPVEPGGAAGLPARAQPLVPRPGPAGLARAHPAGLQRGARRARPQAARVGARRHGAAGAGRGGRGAAPQAQVDRLGHHPQAQAHHAQGDHPPGHGSRGRGGAVPPGAARARVAGAAPHLPGGHAPLRRRAALHPPDPAVAAAHPRHAGSTDVLCGDLLATGLLPVLRARGQRPLPDPQRLLRQHVRAAHHGQLPGRDDAVVRQVQVVRRVLHPVHHHRAVRAHEPHAGRGVRDLHAHRARQVPRAAAAPARRRAARLPPAGVAPRAARRAPAPLRRPAAARGAERARARRAAHLPPAQPQRLRRPVARRVRGAVRRAGAALGAAGRARAVVRGRRAGAAGPRRRRRRGVAALRAAGVRAAGGQRRRHGAARVPGGGRRAGRRAPAGRRVGRVAVRGAGAAGGGRARAGRGRRALPGQRLERVRPGRLAAGAAGRRAAVAGAGAGGGGGAAPAAAAAPVQAQEALPRRVRHAGAAVAAHVVGGLRDAGAVLLLRHRGHGAVRGRRAARLLREHVGGGVLQVLAQRLGGAGLLLPQQLREPADERRDAVRADGGQQLVRAHERLRRRSGAAEPHLLHGVLPVHHGGAHHRGGQRAGGLPLPHPVQAQHEQARRGEAAARGGAHELGGGAAAGRGGRAGGRAARAAAARPHRVVRGHAPAHQGGAAAPHVPRRHTQVAGRGRRQRGSAARGRRRRAARARRAARARGAAAARRGPAVAPRPPASTASERSELAMGVGSDVTFDVEPDEGRLGASARSGRPSQELDTPSAARGARGY
- the LOC112050729 gene encoding two pore channel protein 1-like isoform X6, which produces MASLRSPPSPTDGYKRFSDDFANASINNYGSNVSNSRAAAAAEAGAGAGGGEGSLELGSRSSLHAGLPMTEDEHWEMNYHEAAIYLESLAGGAQQREVRLAPVEPGGAAGLPARAQPLVPRPGPAGLARAHPAGLQRGARRARPQAARVGARRHGAAGAGRGGRGAAPQAQVDRLGHHPQAQAHHAQGLLMFFVATYSLLGYYLFSEHVDNGHFRTLSDSFVSMFVLLTTANFPDVMMPSYAKSKWYAVFFILYIITVLYVLMNLMLAVVYETFTRIERDKCRALLLHRRGAARRAFRLLVSRRAPRAVRLRHFAGLLRHAAPSARALDALLTFRLLNRSGSGGLSRAEFAALYDALALRWAPQAARAPWYAAGALEPLGRAAAAAVAWPHFERLACALLAANGAAMALRACQAAGDARAGARLLGAAWDAWLFAALALLEAGVRALAAGAERYLASGWNVFDLGASLLALLGAALLSLAPELAAAAALRPLRLLRLYKLKKRYRDVFGTLVLLSPLMSSAGCVMLVLYYFFAIVGMELFAGAELRDCCANTSVEEFYKSSRNGSAAPGYYYLNNFENLLTSGVTLFELTVVNNWFVLMNAYAAVVGQLSRIYFMVFYLFTMVVLTIVVASVLEAFRFRIQYKRSTSKRDEEKLLHEEVHTSWEEAQRLGAAGALADELRAQLPPGRTVSFVGTRPRTKEVLQRRMYHADILKWLAEDDDSEEAPPAGAGDAPPEPAAPPEPEAQQLRGGGQL
- the LOC112050729 gene encoding two pore calcium channel protein 1-like isoform X5 translates to MASLRSPPSPTDGYKRFSDDFANASINNYGSNVSNSRAAAAAEAGAGAGGGEGSLELGSRSSLHAGLPMTEDEHWEMNYHEAAIYLEEGLNNEKFDSHPSSPEELPAYLRVHNPWYHGLDLLASLVLILLAFSEEPAVPALKGITLLVMVLEAVVVLCRQAPHVRASRALRPIFLVDTRHCGGVRRFIRQILQSLPPILDMLGLLMFFVATYSLLGYYLFSEHVDNGHFRTLSDSFVSMFVLLTTANFPDVMMPSYAKSKWYAVFFILYIITVLYVLMNLMLAVVYETFTRIERDKCRALLLHRRGAARRAFRLLVSRRAPRAVRLRHFAGLLRHAAPSARALDALLTFRLLNRSGSGGLSRAEFAALYDALALRWAPQAARAPWYAAGALEPLGRAAAAAVAWPHFERLACALLAANGAAMALRACQAAGDARAGARLLGAAWDAWLFAALALLEAGVRALAAGAERYLASGWNVFDLGASLLALLGAALLSLAPELAAAAALRPLRLLRLYKLKKRYRDVFGTLVLLSPLMSSAGCVMLVLYYFFAIVGMELFAGAELRDCCANTSVEEFYKSSRNGSAAPGYYYLNNFENLLTSGVTLFELTVVNNWFVLMNAYAAVVGQLSRIYFMVFYLFTMVVLTIVVASVLEAFRFRIQYKRSTSKRDEEKLLHEEVHTSWEEAQRLGAAGALADELRAQLPPGRTVSFVGTRPRTKEVLQRRMYHADILKWLAEDDDSEEAPPAGAGDAPPEPAAPPEPEAQQLRGGGQL
- the LOC112050729 gene encoding two pore calcium channel protein 1-like isoform X4, yielding MASLRSPPSPTDGYKRFSDDFANASINNYGSNVSNSRAAAAAEAGAGAGGGEGSLELGSRSSLHAGLPMTEDEHWEMNYHEAAIYLEEGLNNEKFDSHPSSPEELPAYLRVHNPWYHGLDLLASLVLILLAFSEEPAVPALKLPVWAHGGMELLALGVVGVELHLKLKWIGWGTILRHKRTMLKGITLLVMVLEAVVVLCRQAPHVRASRALRPIFLVDTRHCGGVRRFIRQILQSLPPILDMLGLLMFFVATYSLLGYYLFSEHVDNGHFRTLSDSFVSMFVLLTTANFPDVMMPSYAKSKWYAVFFILYIITVLYVLMNLMLAVVYETFTRIERDKCRALLLHRRGAARRAFRLLVSRRAPRAVRLRHFAGLLRHAAPSARALDALLTFRLLNRSGSGGLSRAEFAALYDALALRWAPQAARAPWYAAGALEPLGRAAAAAVAWPHFERLACALLAANGAAMALRACQAAGDARAGARLLGAAWDAWLFAALALLEAGVRALAAGAERYLASGWNVFDLGASLLALLGAALLSLAPELAAAAALRPLRLLRLYKLKKRYRDVFGTLVLLSPLMSSAGCVMLVLYYFFAIVGMELFAGAELRDCCANTSVEEFYKSSRNGSAAPGYYYLNNFENLLTSGVTLFELTVVNNWFVLMNAYAAVVGQLSRIYFMVFYLFTMVVLTIVVASVLEAFRFRIQYKRSTSKRDEEKLLHEEVHTSWEEAQRLGAAGALADELRAQLPPGRTVSFVGTRPRTKEVLQRRMYHADILKWLAEDDDSEEAPPAGAGDAPPEPAAPPEPEAQQLRGGGQL